Proteins encoded together in one Branchiostoma floridae strain S238N-H82 chromosome 18, Bfl_VNyyK, whole genome shotgun sequence window:
- the LOC118405775 gene encoding calcium/calmodulin-dependent 3',5'-cyclic nucleotide phosphodiesterase 1A-like isoform X9 has protein sequence MASHRPRPCPPVKKRTSATFCIDGTTYTIVANSGEKNAVENDTQGCSVQPPKSSSSNESVSGKRLTPRKKGSPPRRQGPSKEDLTMSLELCTDNLPPTDSLEALEKASKRIRKICTFLQSRGNVPSNLLKRNLHYIADVLEIVATDDASTDSRKSKVHQETKNDPSKDRRFIDEDDELSEVEPDAVPMEVRDWLASTFTRSASVTKSGEKEKKTFRSIVQAVRAANLVDRLYRRMSTSAVTYPPTVMKLFKSLDDWSFDVFALNEATNGQALRYVTYEIMMRYDLLAKFKIGVGTLFNFLEALEVGYSKYQNPYHNLVHGADVTQTMHSILFQTGLVQWLTDVEIFAVVFSAAIHDFEHTGETNNFHVMSRTETALVYNDRAVQENHHISAAFRLMTDDNLNIVYNMSKDDYKDFRTLVIDMVLATDMSYHFAQVKQMKSLLSCPDNIDKAKALSLVLHTADISHPAKNWTLHEHWTELLMEEFFRQGDKEQELGLPFSPLCDRKTTMVASSQIGFIDFIVQPSFEIMSDMLDKVVAPISPRGSLANQSSATISEKVEAEGSPQNGDQSEEPFEFKVDRVWDGHLTGNKVKWKEQSTKDQAEKEAREKAAQKAKEDAEKRDQSPLDDKAEEKKDAENPPKITANGTVSPGNAVDLKVKPSTSPENDDQVSTKEEAVGTASPEHAEKRTTEEDKPGKIESITVKSVTKRKESGV, from the exons TTGCCAACTCTGGCGAAAAGAATGCAGTTGAAAATGACACGCAGGGATGCTCTGTGCAACCCCCCAAGTCTTCGTCCTCCAATG AGTCAGTCTCCGGAAAAAGACTCACACCTCGGAAGAAGGGCAGCCCGCCACGAAGGCAAGGACCATCGAAGGAGGACCTGACCATGAGCCTGGAGCTGTGCACAGATAACCTGCCTCCAACCGACTCACTGGAAGCACTGGAGAAGGCTAGTAAAAG GATACGGAAGATCTGCACGTTTCTGCAGTCCCGGGGAAATGTGCCCAGTAACCTGCTCAAGCGCAACCTGCACTACATCGCCGATGTACTGGAGATAGTCGCCACCGATGACGCCAG CACTGACTCACGAAAATCGAAAGTACATCAGGAAACAAAGAATGACCCGTCTAAGGATAG AAGATTTATAGACGAGGACGATGAGCTCAGCGAGGTGGAGCCCGATGCCGTGCCCATGGAGGTGCGGGACTGGCTGGCCTCCACCTTCACCAGGAGCGCCAGCGTTACCAAGAGCGgcgagaaagagaagaaaacttTCCGCAGCATCGTGCAGGCCGTGCGCGCTGCCAACCTGGTGGACAG GTTATACCGCAGGATGTCGACCTCAGCAGTGACGTACCCACCCACAGTCATGAAGCTATTTAAG AGTTTGGACGACTGGTCATTCGACGTGTTTGCCCTGAATGAGGCCACAAACGGACAAGCGCTGCGATACGTCACGTATGAGATAATGATGCGATACGACTTGCTCGCAAAGTTCAAG ATCGGGGTGGGAACACTCTTCAACTTTCTGGAGGCCCTGGAGGTCGGCTACAGCAAATACCAGAACCCTTACCACAACCTGGTGCATGGTGCTGACGTCACACAGACTATGCACAGTATCCTCTTTCAGACCGGACTGGTG CAATGGCTGACAGACGTGGAAATCTTTGCCGTGGTGTTTTCTGCTGCGATTCATGACTTTGAACATACAGGGGAGACCAACAATTTCCATGTCATGTCTAG GACAGAAACTGCGCTGGTGTACAATGACAGAGCGGTGCAGGAAAACCACCACATAAGCGCCGCCTTTCGGCTCATGACAGATGACAACCTCAACATTGTATACAACATGTCCAAGGATGATTACAA GGATTTCAGAACGCTGGTGATAGACATGGTCCTGGCCACAGACATGTCCTACCATTTTGCACAAGTCAAACAGATGAAGAGTCTTCTATCTTGCCCAGACaa CATTGATAAGGCGAAAGCGTTATCACTAGTTCTGCACACGGCAGATATCAGCCATCCTGCTAAAAACTGGACCCTCCACGAGCACTGGACAGAACTTCTCATGGAGGAATTCTTCAGACAA GGGGATAAAGAGCAGGAGCTCGGTCTACCGTTCTCTCCCCTTTGTGACAGAAAGACGACCATGGTGGCTTCATCACAAATCG GTTTCATCGACTTTATCGTTCAGCCCAGCTTTGAGATTATGAGCGACATGTTGGACAAGGTTGTAGCGCCTATCTCTCCACGCGGCTCATTGGCCAATCAGAGTAGCGCTACCATATCGGAGAAAGTGGAGGCGGAAGGGTCACCACAAAATGGCGACCAGTCCGAAGAGCCATTCGAGTTCAAAGTTGACCGTGTTTGGGACGGACACTTGACAGGAAATAAGGTCAAGTGGAAAGAACAGTCAACCAAAG ACCAAGCAGAGAAGGAGGCCAGGGAGAAGGCAGCTCAGAAGGCAAAAGAAGACGCAGAGAAGCGAGACCAAAGCCCGCTGGACGACAAAGCCGAGGAAAAGAAAG ATGCTGAAAACCCACCGAAGATCACAGCTAACGGAACAGTGAGTCCCGGAAATGCCGTCGACCTGAAGGTCAAACCGTCGACTTCTCCGGAAAACGACGACCAAGTGTCGACAAAAGAAGAGGCTGTTGGGACGGCCTCTCCAGAACACGCCGAGAAGAGAACAACGGAAGAAGACAAGCCCGGGAAAATCGAGAGTATAACTGTCAAAAGCGTGACGAAACGGAAGGAATCCGGTGTCTGA
- the LOC118405775 gene encoding calcium/calmodulin-dependent 3',5'-cyclic nucleotide phosphodiesterase 1A-like isoform X7, producing MASHRPRPCPPVKKRTSATFCIDGTTYTIDAVRGQSRNQRQHIGSLKPTPTTVANSGEKNAVENDTQGCSVQPPKSSSSNESVSGKRLTPRKKGSPPRRQGPSKEDLTMSLELCTDNLPPTDSLEALEKASKRIRKICTFLQSRGNVPSNLLKRNLHYIADVLEIVATDDASTDSRKSKVHQETKNDPSKDRRFIDEDDELSEVEPDAVPMEVRDWLASTFTRSASVTKSGEKEKKTFRSIVQAVRAANLVDRLYRRMSTSAVTYPPTVMKLFKSLDDWSFDVFALNEATNGQALRYVTYEIMMRYDLLAKFKIGVGTLFNFLEALEVGYSKYQNPYHNLVHGADVTQTMHSILFQTGLVQWLTDVEIFAVVFSAAIHDFEHTGETNNFHVMSRTETALVYNDRAVQENHHISAAFRLMTDDNLNIVYNMSKDDYKDFRTLVIDMVLATDMSYHFAQVKQMKSLLSCPDNIDKAKALSLVLHTADISHPAKNWTLHEHWTELLMEEFFRQGDKEQELGLPFSPLCDRKTTMVASSQIGFIDFIVQPSFEIMSDMLDKVVAPISPRGSLANQSSATISEKVEAEGSPQNGDQSEEPFEFKVDRVWDGHLTGNKVKWKEQSTKDQAEKEAREKAAQKAKEDAEKRDQSPLDDKAEEKKDAENPPKITANGTVSPGNAVDLKVKPSTSPENDDQVSTKEEAVGTASPEHAEKRTTEEDKPGKIESITVKSVTKRKESGV from the exons TTGCCAACTCTGGCGAAAAGAATGCAGTTGAAAATGACACGCAGGGATGCTCTGTGCAACCCCCCAAGTCTTCGTCCTCCAATG AGTCAGTCTCCGGAAAAAGACTCACACCTCGGAAGAAGGGCAGCCCGCCACGAAGGCAAGGACCATCGAAGGAGGACCTGACCATGAGCCTGGAGCTGTGCACAGATAACCTGCCTCCAACCGACTCACTGGAAGCACTGGAGAAGGCTAGTAAAAG GATACGGAAGATCTGCACGTTTCTGCAGTCCCGGGGAAATGTGCCCAGTAACCTGCTCAAGCGCAACCTGCACTACATCGCCGATGTACTGGAGATAGTCGCCACCGATGACGCCAG CACTGACTCACGAAAATCGAAAGTACATCAGGAAACAAAGAATGACCCGTCTAAGGATAG AAGATTTATAGACGAGGACGATGAGCTCAGCGAGGTGGAGCCCGATGCCGTGCCCATGGAGGTGCGGGACTGGCTGGCCTCCACCTTCACCAGGAGCGCCAGCGTTACCAAGAGCGgcgagaaagagaagaaaacttTCCGCAGCATCGTGCAGGCCGTGCGCGCTGCCAACCTGGTGGACAG GTTATACCGCAGGATGTCGACCTCAGCAGTGACGTACCCACCCACAGTCATGAAGCTATTTAAG AGTTTGGACGACTGGTCATTCGACGTGTTTGCCCTGAATGAGGCCACAAACGGACAAGCGCTGCGATACGTCACGTATGAGATAATGATGCGATACGACTTGCTCGCAAAGTTCAAG ATCGGGGTGGGAACACTCTTCAACTTTCTGGAGGCCCTGGAGGTCGGCTACAGCAAATACCAGAACCCTTACCACAACCTGGTGCATGGTGCTGACGTCACACAGACTATGCACAGTATCCTCTTTCAGACCGGACTGGTG CAATGGCTGACAGACGTGGAAATCTTTGCCGTGGTGTTTTCTGCTGCGATTCATGACTTTGAACATACAGGGGAGACCAACAATTTCCATGTCATGTCTAG GACAGAAACTGCGCTGGTGTACAATGACAGAGCGGTGCAGGAAAACCACCACATAAGCGCCGCCTTTCGGCTCATGACAGATGACAACCTCAACATTGTATACAACATGTCCAAGGATGATTACAA GGATTTCAGAACGCTGGTGATAGACATGGTCCTGGCCACAGACATGTCCTACCATTTTGCACAAGTCAAACAGATGAAGAGTCTTCTATCTTGCCCAGACaa CATTGATAAGGCGAAAGCGTTATCACTAGTTCTGCACACGGCAGATATCAGCCATCCTGCTAAAAACTGGACCCTCCACGAGCACTGGACAGAACTTCTCATGGAGGAATTCTTCAGACAA GGGGATAAAGAGCAGGAGCTCGGTCTACCGTTCTCTCCCCTTTGTGACAGAAAGACGACCATGGTGGCTTCATCACAAATCG GTTTCATCGACTTTATCGTTCAGCCCAGCTTTGAGATTATGAGCGACATGTTGGACAAGGTTGTAGCGCCTATCTCTCCACGCGGCTCATTGGCCAATCAGAGTAGCGCTACCATATCGGAGAAAGTGGAGGCGGAAGGGTCACCACAAAATGGCGACCAGTCCGAAGAGCCATTCGAGTTCAAAGTTGACCGTGTTTGGGACGGACACTTGACAGGAAATAAGGTCAAGTGGAAAGAACAGTCAACCAAAG ACCAAGCAGAGAAGGAGGCCAGGGAGAAGGCAGCTCAGAAGGCAAAAGAAGACGCAGAGAAGCGAGACCAAAGCCCGCTGGACGACAAAGCCGAGGAAAAGAAAG ATGCTGAAAACCCACCGAAGATCACAGCTAACGGAACAGTGAGTCCCGGAAATGCCGTCGACCTGAAGGTCAAACCGTCGACTTCTCCGGAAAACGACGACCAAGTGTCGACAAAAGAAGAGGCTGTTGGGACGGCCTCTCCAGAACACGCCGAGAAGAGAACAACGGAAGAAGACAAGCCCGGGAAAATCGAGAGTATAACTGTCAAAAGCGTGACGAAACGGAAGGAATCCGGTGTCTGA
- the LOC118405775 gene encoding calcium/calmodulin-dependent 3',5'-cyclic nucleotide phosphodiesterase 1A-like isoform X6, which yields MGSSVSTKGRSKQAAPPRNRVHTETTASDGCIDVPPGRKSPRPDKRTSEPAVVVEQVANSGEKNAVENDTQGCSVQPPKSSSSNESVSGKRLTPRKKGSPPRRQGPSKEDLTMSLELCTDNLPPTDSLEALEKASKRIRKICTFLQSRGNVPSNLLKRNLHYIADVLEIVATDDASTDSRKSKVHQETKNDPSKDRRFIDEDDELSEVEPDAVPMEVRDWLASTFTRSASVTKSGEKEKKTFRSIVQAVRAANLVDRLYRRMSTSAVTYPPTVMKLFKSLDDWSFDVFALNEATNGQALRYVTYEIMMRYDLLAKFKIGVGTLFNFLEALEVGYSKYQNPYHNLVHGADVTQTMHSILFQTGLVQWLTDVEIFAVVFSAAIHDFEHTGETNNFHVMSRTETALVYNDRAVQENHHISAAFRLMTDDNLNIVYNMSKDDYKDFRTLVIDMVLATDMSYHFAQVKQMKSLLSCPDNIDKAKALSLVLHTADISHPAKNWTLHEHWTELLMEEFFRQGDKEQELGLPFSPLCDRKTTMVASSQIGFIDFIVQPSFEIMSDMLDKVVAPISPRGSLANQSSATISEKVEAEGSPQNGDQSEEPFEFKVDRVWDGHLTGNKVKWKEQSTKDQAEKEAREKAAQKAKEDAEKRDQSPLDDKAEEKKDAENPPKITANGTVSPGNAVDLKVKPSTSPENDDQVSTKEEAVGTASPEHAEKRTTEEDKPGKIESITVKSVTKRKESGV from the exons TTGCCAACTCTGGCGAAAAGAATGCAGTTGAAAATGACACGCAGGGATGCTCTGTGCAACCCCCCAAGTCTTCGTCCTCCAATG AGTCAGTCTCCGGAAAAAGACTCACACCTCGGAAGAAGGGCAGCCCGCCACGAAGGCAAGGACCATCGAAGGAGGACCTGACCATGAGCCTGGAGCTGTGCACAGATAACCTGCCTCCAACCGACTCACTGGAAGCACTGGAGAAGGCTAGTAAAAG GATACGGAAGATCTGCACGTTTCTGCAGTCCCGGGGAAATGTGCCCAGTAACCTGCTCAAGCGCAACCTGCACTACATCGCCGATGTACTGGAGATAGTCGCCACCGATGACGCCAG CACTGACTCACGAAAATCGAAAGTACATCAGGAAACAAAGAATGACCCGTCTAAGGATAG AAGATTTATAGACGAGGACGATGAGCTCAGCGAGGTGGAGCCCGATGCCGTGCCCATGGAGGTGCGGGACTGGCTGGCCTCCACCTTCACCAGGAGCGCCAGCGTTACCAAGAGCGgcgagaaagagaagaaaacttTCCGCAGCATCGTGCAGGCCGTGCGCGCTGCCAACCTGGTGGACAG GTTATACCGCAGGATGTCGACCTCAGCAGTGACGTACCCACCCACAGTCATGAAGCTATTTAAG AGTTTGGACGACTGGTCATTCGACGTGTTTGCCCTGAATGAGGCCACAAACGGACAAGCGCTGCGATACGTCACGTATGAGATAATGATGCGATACGACTTGCTCGCAAAGTTCAAG ATCGGGGTGGGAACACTCTTCAACTTTCTGGAGGCCCTGGAGGTCGGCTACAGCAAATACCAGAACCCTTACCACAACCTGGTGCATGGTGCTGACGTCACACAGACTATGCACAGTATCCTCTTTCAGACCGGACTGGTG CAATGGCTGACAGACGTGGAAATCTTTGCCGTGGTGTTTTCTGCTGCGATTCATGACTTTGAACATACAGGGGAGACCAACAATTTCCATGTCATGTCTAG GACAGAAACTGCGCTGGTGTACAATGACAGAGCGGTGCAGGAAAACCACCACATAAGCGCCGCCTTTCGGCTCATGACAGATGACAACCTCAACATTGTATACAACATGTCCAAGGATGATTACAA GGATTTCAGAACGCTGGTGATAGACATGGTCCTGGCCACAGACATGTCCTACCATTTTGCACAAGTCAAACAGATGAAGAGTCTTCTATCTTGCCCAGACaa CATTGATAAGGCGAAAGCGTTATCACTAGTTCTGCACACGGCAGATATCAGCCATCCTGCTAAAAACTGGACCCTCCACGAGCACTGGACAGAACTTCTCATGGAGGAATTCTTCAGACAA GGGGATAAAGAGCAGGAGCTCGGTCTACCGTTCTCTCCCCTTTGTGACAGAAAGACGACCATGGTGGCTTCATCACAAATCG GTTTCATCGACTTTATCGTTCAGCCCAGCTTTGAGATTATGAGCGACATGTTGGACAAGGTTGTAGCGCCTATCTCTCCACGCGGCTCATTGGCCAATCAGAGTAGCGCTACCATATCGGAGAAAGTGGAGGCGGAAGGGTCACCACAAAATGGCGACCAGTCCGAAGAGCCATTCGAGTTCAAAGTTGACCGTGTTTGGGACGGACACTTGACAGGAAATAAGGTCAAGTGGAAAGAACAGTCAACCAAAG ACCAAGCAGAGAAGGAGGCCAGGGAGAAGGCAGCTCAGAAGGCAAAAGAAGACGCAGAGAAGCGAGACCAAAGCCCGCTGGACGACAAAGCCGAGGAAAAGAAAG ATGCTGAAAACCCACCGAAGATCACAGCTAACGGAACAGTGAGTCCCGGAAATGCCGTCGACCTGAAGGTCAAACCGTCGACTTCTCCGGAAAACGACGACCAAGTGTCGACAAAAGAAGAGGCTGTTGGGACGGCCTCTCCAGAACACGCCGAGAAGAGAACAACGGAAGAAGACAAGCCCGGGAAAATCGAGAGTATAACTGTCAAAAGCGTGACGAAACGGAAGGAATCCGGTGTCTGA
- the LOC118405775 gene encoding calcium/calmodulin-dependent 3',5'-cyclic nucleotide phosphodiesterase 1A-like isoform X8: protein MEGSQDQRPNLRPHRPRRREYRRKSSIFEEKTIDFSYPGTLVGATNHVFCMGRRFAAAFQGLERSAITRHWKSVSGKRLTPRKKGSPPRRQGPSKEDLTMSLELCTDNLPPTDSLEALEKASKRIRKICTFLQSRGNVPSNLLKRNLHYIADVLEIVATDDASTDSRKSKVHQETKNDPSKDRRFIDEDDELSEVEPDAVPMEVRDWLASTFTRSASVTKSGEKEKKTFRSIVQAVRAANLVDRLYRRMSTSAVTYPPTVMKLFKSLDDWSFDVFALNEATNGQALRYVTYEIMMRYDLLAKFKIGVGTLFNFLEALEVGYSKYQNPYHNLVHGADVTQTMHSILFQTGLVQWLTDVEIFAVVFSAAIHDFEHTGETNNFHVMSRTETALVYNDRAVQENHHISAAFRLMTDDNLNIVYNMSKDDYKDFRTLVIDMVLATDMSYHFAQVKQMKSLLSCPDNIDKAKALSLVLHTADISHPAKNWTLHEHWTELLMEEFFRQGDKEQELGLPFSPLCDRKTTMVASSQIGFIDFIVQPSFEIMSDMLDKVVAPISPRGSLANQSSATISEKVEAEGSPQNGDQSEEPFEFKVDRVWDGHLTGNKVKWKEQSTKDQAEKEAREKAAQKAKEDAEKRDQSPLDDKAEEKKDAENPPKITANGTVSPGNAVDLKVKPSTSPENDDQVSTKEEAVGTASPEHAEKRTTEEDKPGKIESITVKSVTKRKESGV from the exons ATGGAGGGTTCGCAAGACCAAAGGCCTAATCTACGTCCTCATCGTCCGAGGCGAAGGGAGTATCGGCGAAAATCTTCCATTTTTGAGGAAAAAACTATAGATTTCTCATATCCCGGTACCCTGGTTGGGGCCACCAATCACGTGTTTTGTATGGGAAGGCGTTTCGCGGCGGCTTTTCAGGGCCTTGAAAGGAGCGCTATCACCCGGCATTGGA AGTCAGTCTCCGGAAAAAGACTCACACCTCGGAAGAAGGGCAGCCCGCCACGAAGGCAAGGACCATCGAAGGAGGACCTGACCATGAGCCTGGAGCTGTGCACAGATAACCTGCCTCCAACCGACTCACTGGAAGCACTGGAGAAGGCTAGTAAAAG GATACGGAAGATCTGCACGTTTCTGCAGTCCCGGGGAAATGTGCCCAGTAACCTGCTCAAGCGCAACCTGCACTACATCGCCGATGTACTGGAGATAGTCGCCACCGATGACGCCAG CACTGACTCACGAAAATCGAAAGTACATCAGGAAACAAAGAATGACCCGTCTAAGGATAG AAGATTTATAGACGAGGACGATGAGCTCAGCGAGGTGGAGCCCGATGCCGTGCCCATGGAGGTGCGGGACTGGCTGGCCTCCACCTTCACCAGGAGCGCCAGCGTTACCAAGAGCGgcgagaaagagaagaaaacttTCCGCAGCATCGTGCAGGCCGTGCGCGCTGCCAACCTGGTGGACAG GTTATACCGCAGGATGTCGACCTCAGCAGTGACGTACCCACCCACAGTCATGAAGCTATTTAAG AGTTTGGACGACTGGTCATTCGACGTGTTTGCCCTGAATGAGGCCACAAACGGACAAGCGCTGCGATACGTCACGTATGAGATAATGATGCGATACGACTTGCTCGCAAAGTTCAAG ATCGGGGTGGGAACACTCTTCAACTTTCTGGAGGCCCTGGAGGTCGGCTACAGCAAATACCAGAACCCTTACCACAACCTGGTGCATGGTGCTGACGTCACACAGACTATGCACAGTATCCTCTTTCAGACCGGACTGGTG CAATGGCTGACAGACGTGGAAATCTTTGCCGTGGTGTTTTCTGCTGCGATTCATGACTTTGAACATACAGGGGAGACCAACAATTTCCATGTCATGTCTAG GACAGAAACTGCGCTGGTGTACAATGACAGAGCGGTGCAGGAAAACCACCACATAAGCGCCGCCTTTCGGCTCATGACAGATGACAACCTCAACATTGTATACAACATGTCCAAGGATGATTACAA GGATTTCAGAACGCTGGTGATAGACATGGTCCTGGCCACAGACATGTCCTACCATTTTGCACAAGTCAAACAGATGAAGAGTCTTCTATCTTGCCCAGACaa CATTGATAAGGCGAAAGCGTTATCACTAGTTCTGCACACGGCAGATATCAGCCATCCTGCTAAAAACTGGACCCTCCACGAGCACTGGACAGAACTTCTCATGGAGGAATTCTTCAGACAA GGGGATAAAGAGCAGGAGCTCGGTCTACCGTTCTCTCCCCTTTGTGACAGAAAGACGACCATGGTGGCTTCATCACAAATCG GTTTCATCGACTTTATCGTTCAGCCCAGCTTTGAGATTATGAGCGACATGTTGGACAAGGTTGTAGCGCCTATCTCTCCACGCGGCTCATTGGCCAATCAGAGTAGCGCTACCATATCGGAGAAAGTGGAGGCGGAAGGGTCACCACAAAATGGCGACCAGTCCGAAGAGCCATTCGAGTTCAAAGTTGACCGTGTTTGGGACGGACACTTGACAGGAAATAAGGTCAAGTGGAAAGAACAGTCAACCAAAG ACCAAGCAGAGAAGGAGGCCAGGGAGAAGGCAGCTCAGAAGGCAAAAGAAGACGCAGAGAAGCGAGACCAAAGCCCGCTGGACGACAAAGCCGAGGAAAAGAAAG ATGCTGAAAACCCACCGAAGATCACAGCTAACGGAACAGTGAGTCCCGGAAATGCCGTCGACCTGAAGGTCAAACCGTCGACTTCTCCGGAAAACGACGACCAAGTGTCGACAAAAGAAGAGGCTGTTGGGACGGCCTCTCCAGAACACGCCGAGAAGAGAACAACGGAAGAAGACAAGCCCGGGAAAATCGAGAGTATAACTGTCAAAAGCGTGACGAAACGGAAGGAATCCGGTGTCTGA